A DNA window from Bradyrhizobium sp. CCBAU 53421 contains the following coding sequences:
- a CDS encoding UPF0149 family protein, whose translation MTKPKQRRGTRKAHKTTMADYAMSFERLGRWISERARSATLRHPRATSLSMLDGAVAAVVAGPVSMASEEWVCPLLGVDPDAFNHDTEEFSAIAATLMRHNAIGETLSTRPESFEPLFVRSPDGEVDPQPWCMGFYAVMKLRLLVWSRLLSPNGTEHLMLRPILVHCIDDAGRPLLPPARHTLGTQPMVQNAWRDIPATVEALRQFWMPIRFKRGA comes from the coding sequence ATGACGAAGCCGAAGCAACGGCGGGGAACGCGAAAAGCACACAAGACGACGATGGCGGACTATGCCATGTCGTTCGAACGGCTCGGGCGATGGATCAGCGAGCGCGCCAGGTCGGCGACGCTTCGGCATCCGCGGGCGACGTCGCTCTCCATGCTCGACGGCGCGGTGGCCGCGGTCGTCGCCGGGCCGGTCTCGATGGCGTCCGAGGAATGGGTGTGTCCGCTCCTCGGCGTAGATCCCGACGCCTTCAATCACGACACCGAGGAGTTCTCGGCGATCGCCGCCACGCTGATGCGCCACAACGCAATCGGCGAGACGCTGTCGACGAGACCGGAGAGCTTCGAGCCGCTGTTCGTGCGATCACCGGACGGCGAAGTCGACCCGCAGCCCTGGTGCATGGGCTTCTACGCCGTTATGAAGCTTCGGCTTCTCGTCTGGTCGCGGCTTCTCTCCCCGAACGGAACCGAACACCTTATGCTGCGGCCAATCTTGGTCCATTGCATCGACGACGCCGGGCGGCCCTTGCTACCTCCGGCCCGGCACACGCTGGGAACGCAGCCCATGGTCCAAAACGCCTGGCGCGACATTCCAGCAACCGTCGAGGCCTTGCGCCAGTTCTGGATGCCTATACGCTTCAAGCGCGGTGCGTAG
- a CDS encoding RidA family protein, protein MPPPVANYVDAVRVGNLLFLSGNTPAPGRKYKGKVGRDLTVQEGHDTARQVGLIMLANVRAALGSLDRVKRVVKVFGMVNSADGFGKQPKVVNGFSDLMVEVFGEANGKHARPAVGMAGLPSNNAVEVGVADGDDDVTHLGAIMDGIGRDHLLAALSQPGLDSRRPRQSRYAKLCKLATCPG, encoded by the coding sequence GTGCCGCCTCCCGTCGCCAACTATGTCGACGCGGTCCGCGTGGGAAACCTCTTGTTCCTCTCAGGAAATACTCCGGCCCCCGGTCGGAAGTACAAGGGAAAGGTTGGCAGAGATCTCACGGTACAGGAGGGCCATGACACGGCGCGACAGGTCGGATTGATCATGCTGGCAAATGTGCGCGCCGCGCTCGGTAGCCTAGATCGGGTGAAGCGCGTGGTCAAAGTCTTCGGCATGGTCAACTCGGCCGACGGTTTTGGTAAGCAACCGAAGGTCGTCAACGGCTTCTCCGATTTGATGGTGGAGGTCTTCGGCGAAGCGAACGGCAAGCACGCTCGACCCGCCGTCGGCATGGCGGGCCTTCCGTCCAACAACGCGGTGGAGGTTGGCGTCGCCGATGGCGACGACGATGTTACCCATCTTGGCGCCATCATGGACGGGATCGGCCGGGATCATCTTCTCGCCGCACTCTCGCAGCCCGGGCTCGACTCCCGGCGTCCGCGCCAATCTCGGTATGCGAAATTGTGCAAACTCGCAACTTGCCCGGGATAG
- a CDS encoding FkbM family methyltransferase: MKIGIQCPPSMIPHLELIQRGEYDVAYNHPRPIILDVGANVGGFAIWAVKRWPGCEIYCYEPLPDNFAMLEPNVGTLRDSRVSSGIHVHNFAVGDPTHTRMFLGKNNCGEASFFDLGEQAGSSVTVVTRPPEVMPPAQILKIDTEGCEIEILSGLRSIDYDVVLLEYHSERNRREADLLLRDYALVGGYARNFHRGILKYMHSRLIA; encoded by the coding sequence ATGAAGATCGGTATCCAGTGTCCGCCATCGATGATCCCGCACTTGGAGCTAATCCAGCGCGGTGAGTATGACGTCGCTTACAATCATCCCCGTCCGATCATTCTCGACGTCGGCGCGAATGTCGGCGGCTTCGCTATTTGGGCGGTCAAGCGTTGGCCCGGCTGCGAGATCTATTGCTACGAACCATTGCCGGACAATTTCGCGATGCTGGAACCAAATGTTGGCACTCTTAGAGATTCTCGGGTCTCGAGTGGCATCCATGTTCACAACTTCGCCGTTGGCGACCCAACGCACACTCGAATGTTTCTGGGCAAGAACAATTGCGGCGAGGCGAGTTTCTTCGACCTGGGAGAACAGGCGGGAAGCTCAGTCACAGTGGTCACAAGGCCGCCGGAGGTCATGCCGCCGGCACAGATCCTGAAAATCGACACCGAAGGGTGCGAAATTGAAATTCTGTCGGGGCTGAGATCGATCGACTACGACGTCGTTCTGCTGGAATACCACTCCGAACGGAACCGGCGAGAGGCCGATTTGCTGCTGCGCGACTATGCGCTGGTCGGCGGCTACGCGCGCAACTTTCATAGGGGCATTCTCAAATACATGCATTCGCGGCTGATCGCGTGA
- a CDS encoding IS66 family transposase produces the protein MALRFEDLPSDPAALAEMVLAFEGENDDLRAEIATLKSLIFGARSERSAIVCAEQIALDLERTAGAQPPANDDKPDAPRPKRRKARRNIGALPAHLPRVERVIEPASTLCPCCTGQMHRIGEESSEALDRVPAWLRVLRTIRPKYACRSCEGPIVQAPAPARLVEGGMATTALIAHIAAAKYAWQSTLYRQRQILAGQGVVVDRQTLARWMGSAAWLVRGLYDLQLKTMHGFERLFCDETPMPVLDPGRGRTRICQFWAHATDDRAWKGPAPPAVAYVFAGGRGKKEIVARLAGFEGVLQVDGYAAYASLAGDAKMSGQIQLAYCLVHARRNFVRVHKTTNSPFAAEVIERVAAVYAIEERIRGLDAGERRATRQAETKPLMEALRARLIAVKDGISRRSTLIKAIDYMLERWQGVTAFLDDGRLEPDTNTVERSIRPIAIGKKNSLFSGDEGGGETWAILASLLNTAKLNGLDPEAYLVDVLDRMVSGATKTNQLHELLAWNWKAAREAEKRAAA, from the coding sequence ATGGCGCTTCGCTTTGAAGATCTCCCCTCTGACCCTGCGGCTCTCGCCGAGATGGTGCTGGCTTTCGAAGGCGAGAACGACGATCTGCGCGCAGAGATCGCGACGTTGAAGAGCCTGATCTTCGGCGCGCGGTCGGAGCGCTCGGCAATCGTCTGCGCTGAACAGATCGCGCTCGATCTGGAACGGACCGCGGGCGCGCAGCCTCCGGCCAATGACGACAAACCGGACGCGCCGAGACCGAAGCGGCGCAAAGCGAGGCGCAACATCGGCGCGCTGCCGGCGCATCTGCCCCGGGTCGAGCGGGTGATCGAGCCGGCGTCCACGCTGTGCCCGTGCTGCACGGGTCAGATGCATCGGATCGGCGAGGAGAGCAGCGAAGCGCTCGATCGGGTTCCCGCGTGGCTGCGTGTGCTCCGCACGATCCGTCCAAAATACGCCTGCCGCTCCTGTGAGGGCCCGATTGTCCAGGCCCCGGCACCGGCGCGGCTCGTCGAGGGCGGCATGGCGACGACGGCGCTGATCGCGCATATCGCCGCGGCTAAATATGCCTGGCAATCGACGCTCTACCGCCAGAGGCAGATCCTGGCGGGCCAGGGTGTCGTCGTCGACCGTCAGACGCTGGCGCGCTGGATGGGGAGCGCGGCGTGGCTGGTCAGGGGCCTCTACGATCTGCAACTGAAGACCATGCATGGCTTCGAGCGGCTGTTTTGCGACGAGACGCCAATGCCAGTTCTCGATCCGGGACGCGGCCGCACGAGGATCTGCCAGTTCTGGGCGCACGCGACGGACGATCGGGCGTGGAAGGGGCCGGCGCCGCCGGCGGTCGCCTACGTGTTCGCAGGCGGTCGCGGCAAGAAGGAGATCGTGGCGCGGTTGGCCGGCTTCGAAGGCGTGCTGCAAGTCGACGGCTATGCCGCCTACGCCTCGCTGGCCGGCGATGCAAAGATGTCGGGCCAGATCCAGCTGGCGTATTGTCTCGTTCACGCGCGCCGCAACTTCGTGAGGGTGCACAAGACGACGAACTCACCCTTCGCCGCGGAGGTTATCGAGCGCGTTGCGGCCGTCTACGCGATCGAAGAGAGGATCCGCGGTCTCGACGCCGGGGAACGCCGCGCAACGCGACAGGCCGAGACGAAGCCGCTGATGGAGGCGTTGAGGGCCCGTCTGATCGCGGTGAAGGACGGGATCTCCCGCCGCTCGACGCTCATCAAGGCGATCGACTACATGCTCGAACGCTGGCAGGGCGTGACGGCATTCCTGGATGACGGGCGGCTCGAGCCGGACACCAACACGGTCGAGCGATCAATCAGGCCAATTGCGATCGGAAAAAAGAACTCGTTGTTCAGTGGTGACGAAGGCGGAGGCGAGACCTGGGCGATACTCGCTTCGCTTCTTAACACGGCGAAATTGAATGGCCTCGACCCCGAGGCGTATCTCGTCGACGTTCTCGATCGCATGGTGAGCGGCGCCACGAAGACCAACCAGCTTCACGAACTTCTGGCCTGGAACTGGAAGGCCGCACGCGAAGCCGAAAAGCGAGCCGCGGCATGA
- a CDS encoding transposase — MAESADPETSISEVARRNGVNRGLLSVWRRQARLASSEAPQFVQVRLDAAVEAQPNAIDKAHVPVSPAERIEVMIAGATVRVPVGVDAATLERVLAAVRSTR; from the coding sequence GTGGCCGAGAGCGCCGATCCGGAGACGAGCATTTCCGAGGTGGCTCGACGCAACGGAGTCAACCGGGGACTGCTCAGTGTGTGGCGGCGCCAGGCGCGGCTCGCGTCGAGCGAAGCGCCGCAGTTCGTGCAAGTCAGGCTCGACGCCGCCGTCGAGGCGCAGCCGAACGCGATCGATAAGGCGCATGTTCCGGTGAGTCCGGCGGAGCGGATCGAGGTGATGATCGCCGGTGCGACGGTGCGCGTGCCTGTCGGCGTCGACGCCGCGACGCTGGAGCGCGTGCTGGCGGCGGTGAGGTCGACGCGATGA
- a CDS encoding exodeoxyribonuclease V subunit beta: protein MKKIPDLEARLTALTAVDRTLLVEAGAGSGKTSVMAGRVAVLFARGVAPKHIAAITFTEFAASELRLRIEKFTTALSMGEVPRDLAQVFPNGVPEAEKANLYRACQSFDQLTCSTIHGFAQALIKPYPAEAGIDPGANIVDPTEADLAFKERYEAWLKEKLSGDAGDGLIAQITLASEAAGLTLVADVAQFLRKNRDAKCARTAWSSRAMADFARAVEQFEATLCGYAYREEKTAAACRALRVLADFLGCHGLAETVPANAALIAALDFERDDSCFTQAGGRRALQTKTKWQDAAAKAGQSKTNGAAAFDALLPRYKACHDALEALLGAIAGELLSRLCEETRSLLEEWRDYKRDAALLDFDDLLYTARDLLRDHGEVRRALSQRFRHVMVDEFQDTDPLQTEILWLICGDDFDGGDALARPLRPGSLFMVGDPKQAIYRFRGADVNAYIAARSAVDAGSQIKITANFRSVEPIVDFVNTRFEPVLSAAGQPGFSKLSPIQPALGGKSGVRALDVVVEGEKPRAAAIRDAEAIAVADLCDRLVGNLRVRDQHAGETRPCRFGDIALLAPVGTELWRFEEALEQLAIPVSTQAGKGFFRRQEIQDLIGLTRTLADPRDTLAFGALLRGPLVGLSETELLDISEALPSDPERQGLPMLTIRTDPASVGHALAKDVLMKLSSLRKRARTTTPYALLADAVAALHVRAQIRQRFKAGAERAVANVDLFLDMARAYDVRGLRAFASDMRANWEEAVRQVEGRPDAEQEAVSLITVHAAKGLEWPVVIPINMTGTPNTEAGLVQDRSKNLFSIPILGICPADHADIEARADEEQRRERVRLWYVAATRARDLLILPRHSVELSDKCWAKLVDLGVAGLPAINPKDVGAAKERDVTHRENGQTRETFIAEATAIFDTRKTVLWRRPSRRELDQVDEAEAKIEREEAPEAAALEPAAVLGSSTRGTILHKLIEEVLTGETSDAQVPLEARAAELVRQIGQEPAADPKVGISAIELAATVRRTLALPDVAKLRPRLVPELPLFGSETGNNEEVLLSGQADAIAFDDAGAVEAVVDWKSDVAPDASSIGHYKQQIADYRKQTKAKRALLVFMTTGQVVDVD, encoded by the coding sequence ATGAAGAAGATCCCGGACTTGGAGGCACGGTTAACCGCGCTGACCGCCGTCGATCGCACCCTGCTAGTCGAAGCCGGCGCCGGATCCGGGAAGACGTCGGTGATGGCCGGCCGGGTCGCCGTGCTGTTCGCGCGGGGCGTTGCCCCAAAGCACATCGCGGCGATCACGTTCACCGAATTCGCCGCCAGCGAACTCCGTCTCCGGATCGAGAAGTTCACGACGGCGCTGTCTATGGGCGAAGTGCCTCGCGACCTGGCCCAGGTCTTCCCGAACGGCGTTCCCGAGGCGGAGAAGGCTAATCTCTATCGCGCCTGCCAATCGTTCGACCAGCTCACGTGCAGCACTATCCACGGCTTCGCGCAGGCGCTGATCAAACCCTATCCGGCAGAGGCAGGCATCGATCCCGGGGCGAACATCGTCGACCCTACCGAAGCAGACCTGGCATTCAAGGAGCGCTACGAGGCTTGGCTGAAGGAGAAACTTTCCGGGGATGCCGGCGACGGCCTGATCGCCCAGATCACCCTCGCGAGCGAGGCTGCCGGACTGACGCTCGTTGCGGATGTGGCGCAGTTCCTGCGCAAGAACCGTGACGCCAAATGCGCGCGGACCGCGTGGTCCTCCCGCGCCATGGCGGATTTCGCACGGGCGGTGGAGCAGTTCGAAGCGACCCTTTGCGGCTATGCCTACCGCGAGGAGAAGACGGCGGCCGCATGTCGGGCGCTGCGCGTTCTCGCCGACTTTCTCGGCTGCCACGGACTGGCCGAGACGGTGCCCGCCAACGCCGCCTTGATCGCCGCGCTCGACTTCGAGCGCGACGACAGTTGCTTCACTCAGGCGGGCGGGCGAAGGGCGCTGCAGACCAAGACGAAATGGCAGGACGCAGCCGCCAAAGCTGGCCAGTCGAAGACCAACGGAGCGGCGGCATTCGACGCGCTCCTCCCGCGATACAAGGCTTGCCACGACGCCTTGGAGGCGTTGCTGGGAGCCATCGCTGGTGAGCTATTGTCGCGGCTGTGCGAGGAAACGCGGAGCCTTCTCGAGGAATGGCGCGACTACAAGCGGGACGCGGCCTTGCTGGACTTCGACGACCTGCTCTACACCGCGCGCGACCTGCTGCGCGACCATGGAGAGGTGAGGCGGGCGCTCTCGCAGCGTTTCCGGCACGTCATGGTCGACGAATTCCAGGACACCGATCCGCTGCAGACGGAGATCCTGTGGCTGATCTGCGGGGATGATTTCGACGGAGGCGACGCGCTCGCCCGTCCTCTGCGCCCCGGTAGCCTATTCATGGTTGGCGACCCTAAACAGGCGATCTACCGGTTCCGCGGTGCCGACGTGAACGCCTACATCGCTGCGCGGTCGGCGGTGGATGCCGGCTCGCAGATCAAGATCACTGCCAACTTCCGGTCCGTTGAGCCGATCGTCGATTTCGTCAACACTCGGTTCGAGCCGGTCCTGTCGGCCGCTGGGCAGCCCGGATTCTCCAAACTGTCGCCGATCCAGCCCGCGCTCGGTGGCAAGTCAGGTGTGCGCGCGCTGGACGTCGTGGTCGAGGGAGAAAAGCCCAGGGCCGCCGCGATCCGCGACGCCGAAGCGATCGCTGTGGCCGACCTGTGCGACAGGCTGGTCGGCAATCTACGGGTCCGAGACCAACACGCCGGCGAGACAAGACCGTGCCGTTTTGGCGACATCGCCCTGTTGGCGCCCGTCGGCACCGAACTCTGGCGCTTCGAGGAGGCGCTGGAGCAGCTCGCAATCCCGGTCTCGACCCAGGCGGGCAAGGGCTTCTTCCGGCGGCAGGAGATCCAGGATCTGATTGGGCTGACCCGCACTCTCGCCGACCCGCGCGACACGCTCGCATTTGGCGCGCTGCTGCGTGGACCGCTGGTCGGCCTCTCCGAAACCGAACTGCTCGACATCTCGGAAGCACTGCCGTCCGATCCGGAGCGGCAAGGGCTGCCGATGCTCACGATCCGGACCGATCCGGCAAGTGTGGGCCATGCCCTCGCCAAAGACGTCCTGATGAAGCTGTCGTCGTTGCGCAAGCGGGCGCGTACCACGACGCCGTACGCGCTCCTCGCCGACGCGGTCGCGGCGCTCCACGTGCGTGCGCAGATCCGGCAGCGGTTCAAGGCCGGTGCCGAACGGGCGGTCGCCAACGTCGATCTCTTCCTCGACATGGCGCGAGCCTACGATGTTCGCGGCCTGCGGGCGTTCGCGAGCGACATGCGTGCGAACTGGGAAGAAGCGGTCCGCCAGGTCGAGGGCCGGCCCGACGCCGAGCAGGAAGCGGTCTCGCTGATCACCGTCCACGCGGCCAAAGGTCTCGAGTGGCCGGTCGTCATTCCGATCAACATGACCGGCACGCCAAACACCGAAGCCGGCCTGGTCCAGGACCGCTCGAAGAACCTGTTCTCGATCCCGATCCTCGGTATCTGTCCGGCGGACCATGCCGACATCGAGGCTCGCGCCGACGAGGAGCAGCGGCGCGAGCGCGTACGCCTCTGGTACGTGGCCGCGACCCGGGCGCGCGATCTGCTGATCCTGCCCAGGCACTCCGTCGAGCTGTCGGACAAGTGTTGGGCGAAGCTCGTCGATTTGGGCGTAGCCGGTCTTCCGGCGATCAACCCAAAGGACGTCGGCGCCGCGAAGGAAAGGGACGTCACACACCGGGAGAACGGCCAGACCCGCGAGACCTTCATCGCCGAGGCGACCGCCATCTTTGACACGCGCAAGACCGTGCTCTGGCGTCGCCCGAGCCGGAGAGAACTCGACCAAGTGGACGAAGCGGAAGCGAAGATCGAACGCGAGGAGGCTCCGGAAGCCGCTGCCCTGGAGCCGGCCGCCGTCCTCGGCAGCTCGACGCGCGGCACCATCCTTCATAAGCTGATCGAGGAGGTGCTGACCGGAGAAACCAGTGACGCCCAGGTCCCCCTCGAAGCGCGGGCCGCCGAACTGGTTCGCCAGATCGGGCAAGAGCCGGCGGCGGACCCGAAGGTCGGCATCAGCGCCATCGAGCTGGCCGCCACGGTGCGGCGGACGCTCGCCCTTCCGGACGTCGCAAAGCTGCGGCCGCGCCTCGTCCCCGAGCTCCCACTGTTCGGAAGCGAGACCGGCAACAACGAGGAGGTGCTGCTCTCCGGACAGGCCGACGCGATCGCGTTCGATGACGCCGGAGCCGTCGAGGCGGTCGTCGATTGGAAGAGCGACGTGGCTCCTGACGCGTCGAGCATCGGCCACTACAAGCAGCAGATCGCCGATTATCGGAAGCAGACCAAGGCCAAGCGAGCACTGCTTGTCTTCATGACCACCGGTCAGGTCGTCGATGTTGATTGA
- a CDS encoding PD-(D/E)XK nuclease family protein, whose protein sequence is MQLRRTVVVHTILAGHMVRVDAARRNEAGVQVVTMGQLAARLAGGLLQPVDLHVLTETVSDTLPDVEMGELEPIKELPGMPAAVTATFDKAWRAGVDLSVVGHPRTDALAALEQAVVQRLPASMKRPGDLVEMALRRIGHAPAVIGPLEIQGHSEMSPCWRPLLIALAGIIPVSWIAGPRHVPDWLKASKVEVMALPPAEPPVEVFSCANQVHEVGEAFRWMRALLVKGVSASDIAIAASSPGDYDDHMFSTARDANLQIHFVHGVKALTTRDGQAVAALAEVLVKGLSQERVRRLLPLTQGGPLRDLPGEWTRVLPVDAPLTSAERWERVLTQADDAEWPDGKNRTADVMEVIRLLDRGTESAELAGETLLSGVQRSLWRRALREGPAQALPVTLASLRIEDGIEPATNAIWTSALALASSPRSHVWLLGLNAGRWPRRISEDRLIPDHVLPIEQLDPLPVADGDKRDLKTIVRMAQSVQISFSRRDAEGRMLGRSPLISDLTGTYLDRAGTPEHAFSEADRLLARPSEFSHLPIAVSGLACWRDWHRNEITPHDGLIAPAHARLSKLLERPLSATSLKILLRDPIRFVWRYGLGWKAPEDADEPLTLDPNAFGTFVHAVLRDAVELLEGDGGIASADPERIEAALADARDRAVAKWEDAQPVPPDVIWHSTTARGHALAAAALGYGLGPLPNQKTWCEIPFGKADPKDDGRDLPWSLNAPVEIPGTGLLIEGQIDRLDLSGDRSRARVIDYKTGRLGKKMNEVVIKGGAELQRCLYAFAVKTLLGGGVTIEASLLYPNAAEGDRAVFPLADLDGALAKVSSAVVASRDAMLSGVAPLGEDAAGDYNDHAFALPANPGYLQRKLPLAVIKLGPAAAVWEEP, encoded by the coding sequence ATGCAATTGCGTAGAACGGTGGTCGTCCATACGATCCTCGCCGGTCACATGGTTCGTGTAGACGCCGCCCGCCGCAACGAAGCTGGCGTACAGGTCGTGACCATGGGCCAGCTTGCCGCGAGGCTTGCCGGTGGCCTTCTTCAACCGGTTGATCTCCACGTCCTCACGGAAACCGTCAGTGACACGCTCCCGGACGTCGAGATGGGTGAACTCGAGCCCATCAAAGAGCTGCCCGGAATGCCGGCGGCGGTCACCGCCACCTTCGACAAAGCATGGCGCGCCGGAGTTGATCTATCGGTGGTTGGCCATCCGCGGACCGACGCATTGGCGGCGCTCGAGCAGGCGGTCGTCCAGCGCTTGCCGGCATCGATGAAGCGGCCGGGCGATCTGGTCGAGATGGCGCTGCGGCGGATCGGACATGCGCCGGCCGTGATCGGTCCTCTGGAAATCCAGGGCCACAGCGAGATGTCACCGTGCTGGCGGCCGCTCCTGATCGCGCTCGCTGGAATTATCCCGGTGTCGTGGATTGCCGGCCCAAGGCATGTACCGGATTGGCTTAAGGCCTCGAAAGTCGAGGTGATGGCGTTGCCGCCGGCTGAACCGCCGGTCGAGGTGTTCTCCTGCGCAAATCAGGTCCATGAGGTCGGCGAGGCTTTCCGTTGGATGAGAGCCTTGCTGGTGAAGGGGGTGTCGGCGTCGGACATCGCCATCGCGGCGTCCAGCCCCGGCGACTACGACGACCACATGTTCTCAACGGCGCGAGATGCCAATCTTCAGATCCACTTCGTGCATGGCGTGAAGGCGCTGACCACCCGTGACGGGCAGGCGGTCGCGGCCCTGGCGGAGGTACTGGTCAAGGGACTGTCCCAGGAACGGGTGCGGCGCCTGCTGCCACTGACCCAGGGCGGACCGCTGCGCGACCTGCCGGGAGAGTGGACACGGGTTCTTCCCGTCGACGCTCCGCTGACCTCGGCCGAGCGGTGGGAGAGGGTGCTTACTCAAGCGGATGACGCCGAGTGGCCGGATGGCAAGAACCGAACTGCCGACGTGATGGAAGTGATCCGGTTGCTGGATCGGGGCACCGAGTCGGCGGAGCTGGCGGGCGAAACGCTGTTGAGCGGAGTTCAGCGATCCCTTTGGCGCCGGGCGCTGCGGGAAGGACCGGCGCAGGCCCTGCCGGTCACGTTGGCAAGCTTGCGCATCGAGGACGGCATCGAGCCGGCCACCAACGCGATCTGGACGTCCGCGCTCGCACTGGCATCTTCGCCGCGTTCTCACGTCTGGTTGCTGGGACTGAACGCGGGCCGATGGCCGCGGCGGATCTCGGAGGACCGGCTCATTCCGGATCACGTGCTGCCCATCGAGCAGCTGGACCCGTTGCCGGTCGCGGATGGCGACAAGCGGGATCTCAAGACAATCGTGCGGATGGCGCAAAGCGTCCAGATTTCCTTCAGCCGGCGCGACGCCGAGGGCCGCATGCTCGGACGCTCGCCGCTGATCTCGGATCTCACTGGGACCTATCTCGACCGCGCCGGAACGCCAGAACACGCCTTCAGCGAGGCCGACCGGCTTCTTGCCCGTCCCTCCGAGTTCTCGCACTTGCCGATCGCCGTCTCCGGACTGGCATGCTGGCGCGACTGGCATCGCAACGAAATCACACCGCACGACGGCCTGATCGCGCCGGCGCATGCGCGGCTGAGCAAGTTGCTCGAGCGGCCGCTCTCGGCGACTTCGTTGAAGATACTTCTGCGGGATCCGATCCGCTTCGTCTGGCGCTATGGTCTCGGCTGGAAGGCTCCGGAGGACGCCGACGAGCCCCTGACCCTCGACCCCAACGCGTTCGGGACGTTCGTGCACGCCGTGCTGCGCGATGCCGTCGAGCTATTGGAGGGAGATGGCGGAATCGCCAGCGCCGACCCGGAACGCATCGAAGCCGCTCTGGCGGACGCCCGCGATCGCGCGGTTGCCAAATGGGAGGATGCCCAGCCTGTGCCGCCGGACGTGATCTGGCACAGCACCACAGCGCGCGGGCATGCGCTAGCGGCCGCTGCGCTGGGATACGGCCTGGGGCCGCTGCCGAACCAGAAGACCTGGTGCGAAATACCCTTCGGAAAGGCCGACCCCAAGGACGATGGCCGCGATCTGCCCTGGTCACTCAACGCGCCTGTCGAGATTCCGGGGACCGGCCTGCTGATCGAGGGACAGATCGACCGGCTCGATCTCTCGGGCGACAGGTCGCGCGCCCGCGTCATCGATTACAAGACGGGGAGGCTTGGCAAGAAGATGAACGAGGTGGTCATCAAGGGTGGCGCCGAGTTGCAGCGCTGTCTCTATGCTTTCGCGGTCAAGACGCTGCTCGGCGGCGGCGTGACGATCGAGGCTTCGCTTCTCTATCCGAACGCCGCAGAAGGAGACCGGGCGGTGTTTCCGCTGGCGGACCTCGACGGCGCGCTGGCGAAAGTGTCGTCCGCAGTGGTTGCCTCCCGCGACGCGATGCTGTCCGGCGTAGCGCCACTGGGCGAGGACGCCGCCGGCGACTACAACGATCACGCCTTCGCACTGCCGGCCAATCCAGGATACCTGCAGCGCAAGCTGCCGCTCGCGGTGATCAAGCTGGGCCCGGCCGCAGCGGTGTGGGAAGAGCCATGA
- the tnpB gene encoding IS66 family insertion sequence element accessory protein TnpB (TnpB, as the term is used for proteins encoded by IS66 family insertion elements, is considered an accessory protein, since TnpC, encoded by a neighboring gene, is a DDE family transposase.), protein MISFGPMVRVFVATQPIDFRKGVHGLVALIAEGLGGKPYSGDVYGFRSKRSDRLKLLVFDGSGMVLATKWLENGGFAWPPVREGTMPVTGAQLAMLIEGLAEWSRVVPKVTKRPTKVA, encoded by the coding sequence ATGATCTCGTTTGGTCCAATGGTCCGTGTGTTTGTCGCGACGCAGCCGATTGACTTTCGCAAAGGCGTTCATGGTCTGGTCGCGCTGATAGCGGAGGGATTAGGCGGCAAGCCCTACAGCGGCGACGTTTATGGCTTCCGATCGAAGCGATCGGATCGTTTGAAGCTACTGGTTTTTGACGGCTCGGGAATGGTTCTAGCGACGAAGTGGCTCGAGAATGGGGGCTTCGCCTGGCCACCTGTTCGCGAGGGTACGATGCCGGTGACGGGGGCGCAACTGGCGATGCTGATTGAAGGTCTTGCGGAGTGGTCGCGTGTGGTCCCGAAGGTGACGAAGCGGCCGACGAAAGTTGCCTGA